In the Lepus europaeus isolate LE1 chromosome 10, mLepTim1.pri, whole genome shotgun sequence genome, ccctgcacccgcatgggagaccaggagaagcacctggctcctggctttggatcagcgcgatgcgccggccgcagcgtccattggagggtgaaccaacagcaaaaaggaagacctatctctctgtctctctctctcactatccactctgcctgtaaaaaaaaaaaaattaaaatagtatctttttcataaattttatttatttgaaaggcagagcatcagacagacaggaagagaggaggatcttccgtctgctggttcactcccccaaaaggccgcaacagccagatctgagccaggctaaagccaggagccagaatctctatcctggtctcccacatgggtgacagggaccctggCACTTAAAGAGCTCAGAGTCTAGTTGCAAAGATCGGTTTTGTAAAGAGGTGGTTATATAACAGCATAGTAAGTGTTGTGTTTGAGGGACTGTCACAGAACAAACTCTGCCTTATGGAGTCGAGGAATAGATCAGATGATCTCCATCTGCTACTCTCTGGAGTAGATCAGATGATACTCCTTCCTTGCATTGatccacccagccatccatctacccatcattttttttttttttttgacaggcagagtggacagagagagagagacagagagaaaggtcttcctttttgccgttggttcaccctccaatggctgctgcggccagctcatcgcgctgatccgaagccaggagccaggtgcttctcctggtctcccatgcgggtgcagggcccaagcacttgggccatcctccactgccttcccgggtcatagcagagagctggcctggaagaggggcaaccgggatagaatccggcgccccgaccgggactagaaaccggtgtgctggtgccgcaaggcggaggattagcctgttaagccacggcgccggcccatctacCCATCATTTAACAAACACTTGGTGACCGTCTATTTTGTGTAAGGTCCCATTTGAGGAGCTAGATTTATGACTGGATCTTGAAGAATGATGGAACAGTGGGAGGCTGGCACAAGGTAGAAAGGACCTTTGAAGCAGGGGGGTTGGCCTCTGCAAAGGCCCAGTGGCAGAGGGTATGGAAATGCGTCATGAGGCTGCAGTGATAGAGTGGCTGGTTCACTGAGTCTCTGTGCTGTGGAAAGCTGTTTGgatttttgtcttttggggaaAATGAAAAACCCTtgtggaactttaaaaaaaaaaacagaagtttttattttagagatgttCTGGCAGTAGAATAAATTTTAAGCAGAGAGATGAATGAAGAGGCTCTTGGACTAGTTTGAAAGCAAAAAGGATGGCAAAcatgggtggagagagagagcagatccAAGAAGGAGCTGGGAGTCGGAGTCAGCAGgactgcagggccctggggagtaCGAAGAGGCACAGAGGGTGGCTCCCAAGTTTCTGGCCTGTGTGACAGGATGGGTGCATGGTGGGTCCTCAAGCTTGGGCAGAGAAGTTACAGGCTTGGTTCTGGACAGGGGGCACTTACCAAAGCAAGTGCTGGCCAAAGGCCTGTGGTCTAGGGAAACAGGAATAAGAAAAGGAGCCTTTCTGGACGTCAAGGAAGATCAGCATGGCCGCTGGCCTCCACGGGGCCTTTGGACAAAGTAGAGAAAGGTGCCTCTTCCCAGCGGACTGATTGGAGAGAGGCAACCTGCTTCAAAGAAGACTCCTACGTGTGGCCTGGCAAGCAGCCCCGCTGGACTTCAGTCCCCGTTCACGCCCTTGGCCGGGCAATCTATGTACCATGCACAAATTACACGGCTATACGTGGAAGCTTTGGGACTAGGCTCAGCCCCTCGAGGCTCAGCCCATTGTTACCCCATAGAAAAGGGATGTAGAGAGGAGGCCGGAGGCTTGGTCAGGAAAGGCATCTGGCTTGGTGGTCAGGCCAATTTCCAGTGGGCTTCGGCTCTGCTCGTCAGTGAAGGGGATTGTGGACTCCGCCTAGCAGCAGGCATCGGGAGGACTAAGGGAAATCAGGTGTGTGGCGTGGAGGTCTCCAGAGCAGCTCTGAACACTCAGTTTCCAGCAGCAGACGTGGCACAGAGGGGGTAGAACGCAGTAACCTGAAGAAGGTGCACTGGCTGTGGGCAGTGACCAGCGAGACTGTCAAGACAGCACAGGCCCGGGGAGGAATGTGGCCGTgttgggaggtgtgtgtgtggggtgggggggtaaGAGACACAGCGGAGAGGGTGCTGGTCAGCGGCGTCTGCTCTGGAATGGGGGTGTTAGAGCTTGGCCATGTCCGGGTATGGCTAAAGGGAGGTGAACTCAGAATTGAAGTTCCGGGAGCTGCAGAGGTGCCTGAGATGATGAGGTACGGGGCAAGTGGTCAGCCTTGTAGCTTACGTTTCGGTTTGGGAAGaggaaggcagaaggaagaatgTCATCCAGGGAGGGCGGCGTCATCACAGTGACGATTCCGGAAAAGTAAGCAGCATTCCACACTGGGATGGGGAATCCGAGTGGCAAGAAGACTATGCTTCCTCTAAAGACCGAGTGGAGAGCTGGAGGGAACCAACTCAGCGATGTGTGGACGAGGGATAGCAAAGAGGCGTGCCAGGTGCCCTAGCTtgctgggctggcccagggctctgAGGGCTTGATGGCCCATAGATTAGCTGATGGtcagagccctggctctggcctaacTGGGCCAGATAGTTAGTTGAGTATCCAAGCCTTGCTCCAGTGACTGGGGGGTATAGTTGGCTGCAAGACAAATAACTTCTAACCACCTAGGCGCCAACTAAGGGAAAAGACATCTTGCTTGGACACAGAGGACGTCAGGGCTTTGCAGGATGGTGGCCAAGAGAGCCAGGGAAGGTGGAGCTGGAACCCAGGACAGACAGACTTGGCAAAGACCCAGGAAGGATGGAAACTCGAGGCCAGCACTATGAGTTTGGGGGCAGAAGACGGGAGTCTCTCATTTTTGCGTGTCCACTCTCCTCTACTTCTTCTTTGACTGTACttcacctcctcttcctctgtgttcCTTCCTTGTGAGCGTAGGTGGCACTGAGATAAGTTCCCCAGCTAGGACTCCTCCTGCATTACATGTCCAGCTCAGGCTCCCTCCACGGCAGAGACCTTGCGGCCTTCGTTGGTTGCTGTATAACCCAAAGAACCTCTGCTGACTGTGGccttgggggcggggcggggggcagcctCACCTGAGACAGCGGCTCGCCATCGTGGCTGGTGGGACCCGAGGGTATATGTGAGTTCAGATACGGTGTATCGGAGATGTTAAGGCAGACTTCAGTCAGGGAAAACCGAGGCAAGCGGCTCGTTAGGAGCCGGCCCATCTGTCTGTTCCCTACAGCATCAGGCGAGAAGGAAGGCTGGTCCTGGGAGTCCTACCTGGAGGAGCAGAAGGCCGTCACTGCCCCCGCCAGCCTCTTCCAAGACGTGAGTTGGGCAGTTTCCACCTGGGCAGCCTTATCTTCCCAGTCCAGGGACTCACACCAGACTCGCGCCTTCTGGTGTTTTCTGTCCATCAGTCCTCAGTGAACTGGCAGAATGGAAGGAGAACTAAGTAAGAGCCATAGGTAGAAAAGGTCCCCCAAAGGGGCTTCCAGGGAGGGGAGACCTGGGGGGTGGGACCCGGGCTCAGCCATCACTGGGCCTGCCGGCTTCTGAATGCTGGTGCCTCCCACTCAGCCCAGCGCTTACCTTTCCTTGACTTGGGCAAGAAGGAGCCTTTAGTCCAGCCCCGATTCAGCCCCCGTTTTTCTAAGGACCTGGGGAGCTTCTCTACCCCCTCCATCCCTGCAGTGAAGATCCCCAAATGCACTGCCCTTTTGGAAGTCCAGGCAGGTGGGGCCTAAAGGCAGCTCCTTCACCCCAAGCCCGCTAGGCAAGGATAAGGCTGCATGGAAGCTGGGTGCTGTCCATTGTGTGCATTGGCAGTCCCAGGCGGTCCCTCCTAACAAGAATGGCTTCAAACTGGGCATGAAGCTGGAAGGCATTGACCCCCAGCACCCGTCCATGTACTTCATCCTCACCGTGGCTGAGgtgagctggggcctgggctctcCCTTCTGATGACGTCTGTCCGTGTGGAGTGATGGAGCCCCCTGGGGGATGGAGGCAGACACGGCCCCAGCTTGTCTTGGAAAGCACAGTCTAGCAGGGGATTTGGTAGGAACGCACAGAAAGTTtctttaaataacaacaacaaacagaaGTGTCATGGGACGGTGATGCCACCAAATGCTGGGGGCTTAGGGAGCCGAGGGCTGGAGAGGTTGGCGTGAGTCAGCAAGGTCCTTGTCCTCTGGAAGCCCACAGTTGTGTAGGGAGTCAGCCAGGTGGAGGTGTCAGTGGCATGccccaggggtgcagggaggggcagggaaagaGCACTGAGTTCAGCTAGGGGGGCAGGGGAGCATAGAGGAAGGGCCTCCTTCGCTGGGTCCTGCAAGGTGGGTTGCAGGTGAGGAGGGGGTTGCAGGCAGAAGCAGCAAGTGAGCTGGGGCTGCGGGCTCAAGGAATCACTGTTAGCCCAGAAGGCCAAAGCAGGGCACGTGGAGAACAGCCCTCAGCCCTGTGGGTGTTCTAGGGTCTACTTGTCTTGCACCCAGGCCTTGGGGCTGGGATGTCCATCAGTGTCCTCACTGTGGGGAGGGACAGTGCGGGGCAGAGGTCAGGATAGGGGAAACCTGGGAGTgacagaaggggagggagagggagtgggccaTCCGCGGGCACTGTAGCCACCATGATTCCCCCcgcggggcaggtgtgtggctacCGCCTGCGTCTGCACTTTGATGGGTATTCCGAGTGCCACGACTTCTGGGTCAATGCCAACTCCCCTGACATTCACCCTGCTGGCTGGTTTGAGAAGACCGGGCACAAGCTGCAGCCTCCCAAAGGTAAGCCTGGCTGGGTCGGTCCTGGTGAGCCAGGGGGTCCTCCCACCCcgcccttctccccctccttccaAAGCCAGCCTCTCTTCATCGCACCCCACGACTCTGCCCCAGGGCCAAGTTCACCAGAAGCCCCGGggcttctgcttccccaggtcctGTCCTGCTTCCGCAAGGGGTCCCCGGGCAGGTTCTTGAGGGTCGTGGGGTCTGCAGGCCTCCCCAGTTCTGCTGCTTCCATGTGGCATGCCTTCGCCGCGGCCCAGCCTCTGCACAGCGCTCTGTTCGTCCCCCCCGAGGGGCCTAGGTTACAAGGAGGAGGAGTTCAGCTGGAGCCAGTACCTGCGCAGCACCAGAGCTCAGGCTGCCCCCAAGCACCTGTTTGTGAGCCAGAGCCACGTGAGTGCCCCTAAGCAAGAGCGGACATCCCCTGCAGCCAGAGCCCCGCAGCTGGCCCGGGGAGCCATCTGGACAGAAGAGGGCTCAGCCTCTGGTGCTCTCAGCCTGTCCTGGTCTCTGCTGCCACAGGGGAGGGCCAGAGCAGAGACGCTCACTGTGTCCCCCAGACCCCcaattcctttcctccttcctgttTTAGTACGTATCTTGTGCTGtcatgaaatacctgaggctgggtagtCCCAGCTGGGCGGCTCCACCTGCTGGGCCCCTAGAGAGGGTCTCATGGCAGATGCGGTGTCAGGAGGGTGGAAGCACCATCACGCAGGGAGGGGAAACCACAGGAATTCCGGGCCAGGCTCACTCCTTTAGAGCAACTTGCTCTCAAGGGACCTAACGGGGTCCTGCGAGAACTACGTGACCCTCTCCCAAGGGTGAGGCCCCCAGGGACCTCAGTAGCTCCCACTAAGCCCCATCTCCCTCTGTGTCCGCCGCCTCCCAGCATCACCACACTGGGggccaagcttccagcacatgcaCCTTTGTGGGACACCttttcccaacacacacacacaccccgaccCCCACCCTCGGGACCCCTGGCCTGCCTCCGTTAGCCTGGGCGCAGACTCCCTGCTGCTCAGATGTCTTGCTTCGATTTGCTCTGCAGTGCCTTGGTGTCAGGTCAGTGCCTCTACCCCAGCCCTTTCCTTCCTGTTGCGCCACATGGAAGCTCTCCTGTTCATTCCCGGCAGCTCGCCTCCCGGCCTCTCCTCTGTCCAGAGCATCTGTCAGCCAGCTTTATGCAGCGGTCAACACGTAATCCCAGTGACAGGTCTGGGGATACAGGGAGCCTCCATGCAAAGCCTCACCACATCACAGGTCCAGGCGCCTTGGGCCATGGACTCCACCGTAGGGACTGTAACTCCCCGACCCGCCTCCAGCCCCAGAGACTGTCCTTGCAGGTTCCCAGGTGACTGGGCGTCCCACCTGCTGTTGTGACAGGGCATGCAGACATCGCAGTCACACTGTGTACATGCTGTAGCCCTGCTGGTGGCTGGCACTCTGTCCTGGAAGAATAATGCAGATCACAGATTGTTGTAAAGAGGAAGGGAGGTGATGGCTTTTGAAGCTCGTACCTGGGACCTGGCAGATGCCCACTTAACACTGGTCCCCCCTCTGCTCCCTACCCCACACGTCAGCACCACCTTCCCTTCCACCTACCGCCCCACCACCCCAGGCCATGCCAGACCAGGCTGCGCCAGGTCGGGGAGACCTGAACTCAGCCTGCCAGGCTCTGGGTGAACGCACAGCCTCGCACCAATCACTTTCCTTCTGCTACAATTCCAGCCACCCCTGAGAACACCTTGGAAGCCACACATTCCTGAGTGGCTCAGAGCTTAGGTTACGATTCTGCCCTAGAGGGACCCTCCGACCCAGcctgtttctccctccttcccctgcccgtCTCCTGGGAAGGCCTCCTAGAGCACCTACTTCTTCATTTGTGGTGGGCCCTGGACTAGCACtgaccagcctggccctggccgtgcAGCCCCTGTTCTTGCCCCTAGAGTCCCCCACCCCTGGGCTTCCAGGTGGGCATGAAGCTGGAGGCTGTGGACCGCATGAACCCGTCTCTTGTCTGCGTGGCCAGCGTGACCGACGTGGTGGACAGTCGCTTCCTGGTGCACTTTGACAACTGGGACGATACTTACGACTACTGGTAGTGGGAGGGCCCAGACTTGCCTGGGGGCTGAGGGGATGGCAGGGGGTGATTCCGTGCACCTCTCAGGGACCAGCTGGCCCCGCTCAGGGCAGGCCTGGCATTCAGATCTGGAGCAGGGTAGGAGAGACTTGACTGTGGATCTGGGCTGCAGCATCAGAAACACAGCTCAGTGTTCAATGTTTCATCTCAGAATGTCCTGGCTAAGATGAGCAAACCCCTGTGTTTCGTCTTCCCTTGGATGGAACAGTGGCACTGAGTTTTTAGTTAATGTGGCTGTGTTCTGACTTTGTCAACAGCTGTCTGTCTCCCTCACAGTAACAGGTGGCATGAGGGTGGGCCCTAGGGCCCTGCTGTCAGAAGAGGGCAGGCGCAGGGCCTTGGAGCTTCTCTTGCGACAGTGACGGATTCTTGGCTTGCAGGTGTGATCCCAGCAGCCCCTACATCCACCCAGTGGGCTGGTGCCAGAAGCAAGGAAAACCCCTCACCCCTCCACAAGGTGACCCTGGAGCCTGAGCAAGTGCCcggccccacctccccacccccagccccttcccagcgCCTCGTTAGTTGGCTGTTTATATTCTGGAGCCTCAGCCTCTTGGTCTGGGAGTTGAGAGCCCTTGGATTTCAGGGGGATTCTGCCACACCCTGACTCTGTTGATGTTTAGGCGAGCAAGTCAGAGGAGCACCTCAAGGGAGCAGGGAGCCCAAAGCAAGGAAAGTGTGTCCTTCCTCCCAGGAGCATCCCACTGGCTCTGGcaccatgcaggtgcaagggaggctggagctggaggaCCAGGACCACAGCTGACGGCAGCCAGGGTCCCCAGATGCCCTGGGAGTGTGGGGTGGGGCTGTGCTTGGCTCGAACTAGGACCCGTCTGCCCTGGGAGCTGGTACAAGCAgctgcagctgtgtgtgtgtgttgggggtgggggtggagattcTGCTCCAAGGACCccttcctgctcctgcctggggaCAGAGCTCTCCCCCCGTGCACCTGGGAGGCTACACCTTGCCCGCACCCTCTCCTCCAGATTACCCAGACCCTGACAGCTTCTGCTGGGAGAAATACCTGGAGGAAACTGGGACCTCCGCCGTGCCTGCCTGGGCCTTCAAGGTGGTGAGTGTGtgctcctgggccccagggctgagCTCAGCCAGGCAGGGTGGGGCCTTGGCCTCCCCTTTTGGGGAGGTCACAGTTTCCCCAGGCACGGCACCCATGCTCCCTgctcagctgggctgggcctgagggCAGCTGTCCCCCTCCTGCAGCGACCGCCTCACAGCTTCTTGGTCAACATGAAGCTGGAGGCCGTGGACCGCAGGAACCCAGCCCTGATTCGTGTGGCCAGCGTGGAGGATGTGGAGGACCATCGGATAAAGGTGGCCCCGGGACCCTGGCACTGGGGGAGTggacaggccaggtgggcagggaTTCTGTAGACTGGTTAGAGGTCAAGGGCATGGTGTGACACAGACAAGGTCGAAGATCTTGGACCTCATTCTCATCTTATCTGTGCCTGACTTTGCGGGCTTGGACAAGTCATTTCCCCTCTCTGAGCCTTTaccttctcatctgtaaagtgggccaAATCATCCTTGTCCCATCATGGATTGACACAGGAGATGCTGATAGTTTAATGGCAGTGTGGTGATTGTTACGGCATTGTGGCATTGGCCCCTTGGATCTTCCACTGATCCAGAATCTTGCTTCTGATGGGCCCCAGGGGTGGATGGGGAGAGGCTGCTagagctgggggaggtgggggagggacggaggaagggagggaaggttagtgggggagggggaccaTCCCAGCTGAACTGGGATCCACGAGGAACACCTGACCTCCAAGGACCTTCCCTCCACAGCTGCACTTTGATGGCTGGAGTCACGGCTATGACTTCTGGATTGATGCCGACCACCCAGATATCCACCCTGCGGGCTGGTGCTCCAAGACAGGACATCCCCTGCAGCCTCCTCTCCGTGTGTAACCCGAGGGCACTCTGCccctgtccctgccacctgcagcccctcTGTCCTGCAGCTTGCCCAGGGGGCTCTGACCCCCACGCCCAGCTCTGACACAGGGCTGTGGTGCCCACAGCGAGCTCTGGGTTGCCTCAGGGCGGTGCCACACAAAGCAGTGCTGCTGCCTCCCCCGGTTGCTAGGTTGGAGCTATGGAGGTGTGGAGGGGCCAGCTCACCAGGGAGCTTGTGCCAAGGAGGTAGTTCTGCACCCAGAGACACAGCCGAGCCGCACGTGAGCATGCACGTGTCTGCTAAGGCAATGCTGGCCCTCCACACAGGCAGGGGTTGAGTGCAGCTCCTTCCACTCAGCCTGCTCTCACCCAGAAGGCTCTGCTTCCGTACTTCCCTGCTGCCACCATGTTGCTAGCTGATCCTTCTCGGTGTTTGCCGCCGAGCACTGGCAGAGCATACAAAAGGTTACCCAGGTCTCGGGGCCGAAGAGCGGGACAGGAACGGAGCGTAACGTGAACCTGCCTGCTGTGCCCGGACCAGCGCTAAGTTGATCTTTCCCCTAAGGGAGAGGATCTGAGGCTGAGGGCCCGGCTTGCAGGGTCCAGCGAAGTATGTGAGAGCCGAGGCGTCCTGCCCTGCCTTGGGGCACCTGTGCGGTAGCAGGCGCTCGGGGAGCTCGTTCTGGTGCTGCCCCCACCTTGCCTTCAGTCCCCTCCCCACTGACCAGGACCCTCTGCTGACTTTTTCCTTCCATCtcctccagggcccagggagcccagcactgcctccccTGGGGGCTGCACCCCTGTGAGCTATAGAAGCTTGCCGCCCACCAGGACCTCCAAATACAGCTTCCACCACCGGTGAGTGAAGGCCTCCTGCTGGCACGCGCCCGGGCGTTGCTCGGGGAGGGTCTCTGGCACATCTATGTGCGGTGCACCGGGGTTCACCTGCATGTTCTCCAACACAGCCAGGGGTGGGAGGGCCCAGTGGGACCAAGTGCATCCTACCCACCCCAGGCCTTCTTCTGCCCCAGAAAGTGCCCCACTCCTGGCTGCGACGGCTCGGGCCACGTCACAGGCAAGTTCACAGCTCACCACTGCCTCTCGGGCTGCCCGCTGGCGGAGAGGAACCAGGGCCGGCTGAAAGCGGAGCTGTCTGACTCAGAGGCCTCAGCCCGCAAGAGGAGCCTCTCCGGCTTGTCCCCAAGGAAGAAGCCTCGCCACCACGGCCGGTGAGgagcccagggaggcagagccagggctctccGGCTGTGGGGCTCGTGCCCTGCCGGGCCAGGCATCGATCACCTGCCGcagactttctccctctctccgcaGGATCGGACGCCCTCCAAAGTATCAGAAGATTCCACAGGAGGATTTCCAGAGTAAGTCCCTACTCCCCTTCCAAGGGTCCAGGGCAAGTGCCACAGCTGGTGGGATGGCACACCTGGGATGCCCCGAGCACCAGAAGCGGGCAGGGAGCTGCCTGCTCGTTAGAGATGCTCTGGGGGCATAGAGCAGTGGCAGGAGCAGTGCCTCGAATGACCTTGAGCTCCCACCTTGTGGTCCCGCCGTGCCAGGGCCTTGCTGTGAGTCTCTGGGAAAGACACAGACCTTTTCTGGACCACTGGCTCTGCCCTGCGAGGCAGGATAACACCCCCGGCCCTGCTCTTGGCTGACTCCAGGCTTCCTGGGAAGGAGGCCATCGCTGTCActttctagctgtgtgaccttgaacaagccGCTTACCATCTCTGAGCCACAGTTTCCAGGGTAAAACCTGCCTCTCAAGTGCCACTACCTGAAATGATGGTGGTTACTGCTCCAGCTGCTCTCAGGTGGACGCGGTGCATGGCTGCTAACTCTCACAAGCGCCCTTTGATGTATGTGACAGGGAGGTGTGTGAGGCTCCAAGGGTAAAGTCGCTGGCTCAAGATCATCCACTGTGTAAGACACCGAGCTGGGATTGAAACTTGAGTCTGACTTCTGCCACCTGCTGCCGATACACCAGGCGAAAAGCACCCAACTCAAACctcagttcactcctcaatgcttTGTATTAGTTTACACAGGTTGCTGTCACAAAACGCTATAACCTGGGTGGCTTAAGCGACAGAAATTTATTCCTCACactcctggaggctgggagtgcagggccaaggtgtcagcagggcggTTTCTTTCAAGGAccctctccttggcttgcaggtgGCCACCTCCCAGCCGTGGCCCCACCTGGTCTTTTCCCTGTAGGTGAGCATccccaccctacccaccctctTGCAAGGAGCAGCAGTCAGATCGGATTACAGCCCACCCTAATGGCCTTCATTTCACTCAGAGGCCCTTTCTCCAAACTCACCGGCATTGTGAGGCGCAGAGTTAGTAGGAATTTTGCCAGGGACACAACGTGTTCTGAGGGGAGGGACAGAGCGAGCCTGTAGTGGGTGGTGAGTTCATCTCGTGTCTTCGGCTGCTGGTGCAGGGCCTGCCACCCGGCAGGGACACTGGGCGTCTTGTCTCGGTGGCATGGAAGGACATAATTTTAAGGCTAGAAGAGACCTTGGACACTCACCTGGTTCATTGCAGTTTCTGGGTCGGGCCCAGGCCACTCTGGTTCTTCAGGAACTCTTCTCTGATCCAGGCAGAGTGAGTGTGCGCATAACACAGTGACGGGAAAACACAGCCCTGAAGTCGGATGGCCTTTTACGGGCTGGGAGACCTTGGGCAGGAGCACCACCCGTCCGAGGGCTGGCAGTGTCGGCACCCGGCTCCTAGTGCTGCGGCTCTCTGTCCGGCGCCCTCTTGCTGCCGTTCCACCCTCTTCTCTTGGTGGAGACAGAATTCTTGCAGCCTCGGGCCTGAACGAGGATGAGAGCCAGGGCTTCTGAGGCTCtcgtggtggggggtgggggggcggtccCATTGGTCAGCTTCCATTGCAGGGCCAGCACATGACCACCAGAGGGCACCTGTCTACCGTGTGGACTTCTGAGCAGTTAAGTCCTGGAGACTGAGACTggcccagagagaggaaggaaggaggaggccaAGGCCTCCAGGTACTTCAAGGACAGAGCAGAGGACAGAGTCCGTGTGTccacctgctggcctctggcaGAAGGCACACTGGCCACTCTGGGTTTTGTCCCCAGGGAGACATCTGTGGATAGGTCTCAGGGTGGGCTCGGACTTTGCTGGTGAGCTGCTCCACCCGGAGTCTTCCTGGCCAGCACAGGACTTGGCTCTGCCTGCCCTGTAGTCTTGGGAGTGTCCACTGTTTGAAGAAACCAGGGCGGCCGTTTCTGACCTGGTGCCAAGTAGGTTGCAGTTAGATAAGATGGCGGAACTGCCCACGAGAGCTCCCGGCCTGTGCtctggaggagaaagaaatggagggaGGTGCCCTGCAAACACCATActgtcccccagagcccacccAGGTTGCAGGCAGGACCCTGGGCAGGGCGTGGTCAGGAGGCCCAGCCTGTGGCAGGTAGATGAGGTTGCTGTGCTGGGGGCTCTCACGGGAGATCCTGGTGCGTCCCAGGTGCTGTGGGGCCTGGCTGGCAGTGCAGAGGGAGCAGCCTTGGGTGATACCTCAGTGGGGCAGTTGGGGCCCAGGTGGGCactctggcttgggcctgggggCAGACGGAGCCCagggaggcagagtcacagagcaaAGTGGTCAGGCGGGCTCCTGATGAAGCCACCAGAGGCTCAGGGGGCGAGTGTGAGAGACAGTGCGGGGCCTTGTAGCACCCAGGGTCGCTTAATAAGGGCAGTGCTCCTGGAGGTGGAGGGCTTGCAGGCCCCACGGAGAGTGGCCACGCCTCCCAAGGCTGCTAGGGGTGGGTGGGGCCAGGTCTGGCCCAGCAGCAGGCCAAGCAGCAGCGGTCAGCAGCTCCTCAGAGCCACTGTGCGGCTGAGGGCAGGAGCTGAGC is a window encoding:
- the L3MBTL1 gene encoding lethal(3)malignant brain tumor-like protein 1 isoform X7; its protein translation is MEGSAEMEMLRTLKGPSAGEVSVHLVTRDSPGSGPHLPTTAFIIPVPDKRVRAPEHGGSGAATEPRAAARRRGRIRRWRAPGRGWRLGHPTARSVIVEHSSSCAGAELLKPVKKRKRREYQSPSEEESEPEAVEKGEGGKEPEERPAASPPESEERSSSQPAAAASSGEKEGWSWESYLEEQKAVTAPASLFQDSQAVPPNKNGFKLGMKLEGIDPQHPSMYFILTVAEVCGYRLRLHFDGYSECHDFWVNANSPDIHPAGWFEKTGHKLQPPKGYKEEEFSWSQYLRSTRAQAAPKHLFVSQSHSPPPLGFQVGMKLEAVDRMNPSLVCVASVTDVVDSRFLVHFDNWDDTYDYWCDPSSPYIHPVGWCQKQGKPLTPPQDYPDPDSFCWEKYLEETGTSAVPAWAFKVRPPHSFLVNMKLEAVDRRNPALIRVASVEDVEDHRIKLHFDGWSHGYDFWIDADHPDIHPAGWCSKTGHPLQPPLRPREPSTASPGGCTPVSYRSLPPTRTSKYSFHHRKCPTPGCDGSGHVTGKFTAHHCLSGCPLAERNQGRLKAELSDSEASARKRSLSGLSPRKKPRHHGRIGRPPKYQKIPQEDFQTLTPDVVHQSLFTSALAAHPDRSLSVCWEQHCKLLPGVAGISASTVAKWTIEEVFGFVQTLTGCEDQARLFKDEMIDGEAFLLLTQADIVKIMSVKLGPALKIYNAILMFKNADDSLK
- the L3MBTL1 gene encoding lethal(3)malignant brain tumor-like protein 1 isoform X6, whose amino-acid sequence is MEGSAEMEMLRTLKGPSAGEVSVHLVTRDSPGSGPHLPTTAFIIPASSATLGLPSSALDVSCFSQEPVHVGAPERVSGSEPVTAAVLPQLTAGPAGSSSATTVRLLEWTEAAAPPPGSSLRFRISEYAPLNMVGVEQPPSPEPRREGVAEYEDGGLPAGGGDSGTPQPETLPQEPPEDPAQDPPEDGSACPCRACGPQHSAGPDPGSSNHGCAPLFQERSVIVEHSSSCAGAELLKPVKKRKRREYQSPSEEESEPEAVEKGEGGKEPEERPAASPPESEERSSSQPAAAASSGEKEGWSWESYLEEQKAVTAPASLFQDSQAVPPNKNGFKLGMKLEGIDPQHPSMYFILTVAEVCGYRLRLHFDGYSECHDFWVNANSPDIHPAGWFEKTGHKLQPPKGYKEEEFSWSQYLRSTRAQAAPKHLFVSQSHSPPPLGFQVGMKLEAVDRMNPSLVCVASVTDVVDSRFLVHFDNWDDTYDYWCDPSSPYIHPVGWCQKQGKPLTPPQDYPDPDSFCWEKYLEETGTSAVPAWAFKVRPPHSFLVNMKLEAVDRRNPALIRVASVEDVEDHRIKLHFDGWSHGYDFWIDADHPDIHPAGWCSKTGHPLQPPLRPREPSTASPGGCTPVSYRSLPPTRTSKYSFHHRKCPTPGCDGSGHVTGKFTAHHCLSGCPLAERNQGRLKAELSDSEASARKRSLSGLSPRKKPRHHGRIGRPPKYQKIPQEDFQTLTPDVVHQSLFTSALAAHPDRSLSVCWEQHCKLLPGVAGISASTVAKWTIEEVFGFVQTLTGCEDQARLFKDETYLRSSTN
- the L3MBTL1 gene encoding lethal(3)malignant brain tumor-like protein 1 isoform X4 gives rise to the protein MEGSAEMEMLRTLKGPSAGEVSVHLVTRDSPGSGPHLPTTAFIIPASSATLGLPSSALDVSCFSQEPVHVGAPERVSGSEPVTAAVLPQLTAGPAGSSSATTVRLLEWTEAAAPPPGSSLRFRISEYAPLNMVGVEQPPSPEPRREGVAEYEDGGLPAGGGDSGTPQPETLPQEPPEDPAQDPPEDGSACPCRACGPQHSAGPDPGSSNHGCAPLFQERSVIVEHSSSCAGAELLKPVKKRKRREYQSPSEEESEPEAVEKGEGGKEPEERPAASPPESEERSSSQPAAAASSGEKEGWSWESYLEEQKAVTAPASLFQDSQAVPPNKNGFKLGMKLEGIDPQHPSMYFILTVAEVCGYRLRLHFDGYSECHDFWVNANSPDIHPAGWFEKTGHKLQPPKGYKEEEFSWSQYLRSTRAQAAPKHLFVSQSHSPPPLGFQVGMKLEAVDRMNPSLVCVASVTDVVDSRFLVHFDNWDDTYDYWCDPSSPYIHPVGWCQKQGKPLTPPQDYPDPDSFCWEKYLEETGTSAVPAWAFKVRPPHSFLVNMKLEAVDRRNPALIRVASVEDVEDHRIKLHFDGWSHGYDFWIDADHPDIHPAGWCSKTGHPLQPPLRPREPSTASPGGCTPVSYRSLPPTRTSKYSFHHRKCPTPGCDGSGHVTGKFTAHHCLSGCPLAERNQGRLKAELSDSEASARKRSLSGLSPRKKPRHHGRIGRPPKYQKIPQEDFQTLTPDVVHQSLFTSALAAHPDRSLSVCWEQHCKLLPGVAGISASTVAKWTIEEVFGFVQTLTGCEDQARLFKDEADIVKIMSVKLGPALKIYNAILMFKNADDSLK